The following nucleotide sequence is from Prosthecobacter sp..
CAGGAGCTGGAGTCATCCCGGCTCGCCGCCATGAACATGATGGAGGAAGCCGTGCGCAACCGCGAAAGTGAGCGGCAGGCCTGTGAAATCCTCCGGCATGAAATGGTGGAGCGCGGCAAACTGGAGGAACGCTTTCGCGAACAGGCCGCCCTGCTCGATAAAACCCGTGATGCCATCGTTGTCCGCGACCTTGGGCATCGCATCACCTACTGGAACAAGGGCGCCGAGCTGATCTACGGCTGGACCGCCGGGGAAGTCATCGGCCGCAGGATCACCGAGCTGCTCTATCGTGAGGCCGCGCCGTTTGAACGGGCCTGCGCCACCGTCGTTCGGAATGGTGAGTGGAACGGAGAGCTGCACGAGGTCAACAAGGCCGGGGCGCCGCTGCTGGTCGAAGGCCGCTGCACCTTGTTGCGCGACTCCTACGGTCAGCCGCATGGCATCCTCGCGATCAACACGGACATCACGGAAAAGAAGAAACTCGAACAGCAGTTCCTTCGCGCCCAGCGCATGGACAGCATCGGCACCCTGGCCGGCGGCATCGCGCATGATCTTAACAATGCGCTGACTCCCATCTTGATGTCCATCGAGCTGCTGAAGCTCCAGGAAAAAGACGCGGGCCGCGCGAGCGTGCTCTCAACCATTGAAAGCAGCGCCAAACGTGGCGCCGGCATGGTCAGGCAGTTGCTCTCCTTCGCCAGCGGGGTTGAAGGGCGGCAGTTGGTGGTGCAGGTCGGCCATCTGCTCAAGGAGATTGAAAAATTCGCCAATGAGACCTTCCTCAAGACCATTGAGGTGCGCAGCGAAATCCCGGCGGATTTATGGACCGTTCAGGGCGATCCCACCCAGCTCCATCAGGTGCTGCTCAATCTCTGCGTCAATGCACGTGATGCCATGCCCAACGGCGGCATGCTCAAGCTCTCCGCCTGCAATCTGATGATCGATGAGAACTACGTCGGCCTCAATGGTGAGGGCAACCCGGGCCCGCACATTATGATCCAGGTGGAGGACACCGGTACCGGCATGCCGCCGGAGGTGATCGAGCGTATCTTCGAGCCGTTTTTCACCACCAAGGAGCTGGGCAAGGGCACCGGCCTGGGTCTGTCCACCACCCTGGGCATCATCAAGAACCACGGCGGCTTCATGCGCGTTCACAGCGAGGTGGGGAAGGGCGCCCAGTTCCGTGTCCATCTGCCATCGCAGGAAGTGCCCGAGGCAGGAACTGTCTCCCCCCTTCCCATGGAGCTGCCTCGCGGGCACGGCGAACTCGTGCTCGTCGTGGATGACGAGTCCGAGGTGCGGCAGATCACCCGGCAGACACTGGAGGCCTTTGGCTACCAGGTGCTGCTGGCG
It contains:
- a CDS encoding response regulator is translated as MTNRRILVIDDNRAIHADFRKILCPPATTGDDLLADEEILFGTSASKSTMFCEIDVASQGEEGLAMVQQSLAEGRPYAMAFMDMRMPPGWDGIETTRQIWAVCPDMQIVICTAYSDYSWDQMQEQITPRDRLLILKKPFDTVEVLQMANMLTEKWRLLQESRWQMHDLEERVQMRTQELESSRLAAMNMMEEAVRNRESERQACEILRHEMVERGKLEERFREQAALLDKTRDAIVVRDLGHRITYWNKGAELIYGWTAGEVIGRRITELLYREAAPFERACATVVRNGEWNGELHEVNKAGAPLLVEGRCTLLRDSYGQPHGILAINTDITEKKKLEQQFLRAQRMDSIGTLAGGIAHDLNNALTPILMSIELLKLQEKDAGRASVLSTIESSAKRGAGMVRQLLSFASGVEGRQLVVQVGHLLKEIEKFANETFLKTIEVRSEIPADLWTVQGDPTQLHQVLLNLCVNARDAMPNGGMLKLSACNLMIDENYVGLNGEGNPGPHIMIQVEDTGTGMPPEVIERIFEPFFTTKELGKGTGLGLSTTLGIIKNHGGFMRVHSEVGKGAQFRVHLPSQEVPEAGTVSPLPMELPRGHGELVLVVDDESEVRQITRQTLEAFGYQVLLAADGAEATALYASRQHDIAAVLTDMMMPTMDGPATIQVLIRINPEVRIIAASGVNANGMEAKAVNAGVKHFIPKPYTAETLLKTLCCTLGA